One genomic segment of Bacteroidales bacterium includes these proteins:
- a CDS encoding AraC family transcriptional regulator, whose protein sequence is MEPLQTINYSGIFLSCFTDDHTSCVHATKDHTLLYLYSGEQVIDNNGEKMTIHPGECVFIRRDHRVVMYKQPFGEEQYKGISLTFRRSMLRDFYNKMDKAEIPKNVKTPEESVFKIPVRPDITSLFQSLIPYFDSAVHPTEEIVNLKEQEGVYCLLNTDKKFFPVLFDFTEPWKIDILDFLNENYMYELTMEEIASYTGRSLATFKRDFAKVSDTTPQKWLINKRLEIAYEKLQNENKKVSDVYVEVGFKNVSHFYSAFKKQYGFSPKK, encoded by the coding sequence ATGGAGCCTCTTCAAACCATTAATTACTCAGGTATATTCCTGTCATGTTTTACCGATGACCATACCTCTTGTGTCCATGCAACCAAAGATCACACACTCTTATACCTTTATTCGGGTGAACAAGTAATTGACAATAATGGTGAAAAAATGACAATCCATCCGGGAGAGTGTGTATTTATACGTCGTGACCATCGTGTGGTCATGTACAAACAACCTTTCGGAGAAGAACAATACAAAGGTATCTCACTGACATTCAGAAGAAGTATGCTCAGGGATTTTTACAATAAAATGGATAAAGCAGAAATTCCTAAAAATGTAAAAACGCCGGAAGAAAGTGTTTTCAAAATTCCAGTAAGACCTGATATTACCAGCCTTTTTCAATCCCTGATCCCCTATTTTGATTCTGCCGTACATCCTACTGAAGAAATTGTCAACCTTAAGGAACAGGAAGGTGTTTATTGTTTATTGAATACGGATAAAAAATTCTTCCCCGTTTTGTTCGATTTTACAGAGCCCTGGAAAATCGATATATTGGATTTCCTGAATGAAAACTATATGTATGAACTCACTATGGAGGAGATCGCTTCCTATACCGGTCGGAGCCTGGCCACCTTTAAACGCGACTTCGCCAAAGTAAGCGACACAACTCCACAGAAATGGCTCATTAATAAAAGACTGGAAATTGCCTACGAGAAACTTCAGAACGAAAACAAAAAAGTAAGTGATGTTTATGTAGAGGTCGGTTTCAAAAATGTATCCCATTTCTATTCCGCATTCAAAAAACAATACGGTTTTTCTCCAAAAAAATAG